In a single window of the Papaver somniferum cultivar HN1 chromosome 8, ASM357369v1, whole genome shotgun sequence genome:
- the LOC113305025 gene encoding probable plastidic glucose transporter 3, with translation MRARQTLRDCFSTYSSDVDEDKLDTTVHVQETLLKESVNPSRRLSLLSVLTGVISSFLSGYRLGVVNEPLESISLDLGFNGNSLAEGLVVTTCLGGTFLGFMLENRKRGRYASWEVSCCNRHGLCRSIYCFSCSVL, from the exons ATGAGGGCACGGCAAACTCTTCGAGATTGTTTCTCGACGTACTCGTCAGATGTTGATGAAGATAAATTAGATACTACAG TGCATGTGCAGGAGACTCTATTAAAGGAATCGGTGAATCCTTCGAGGAGATTATCTTTGCTTTCTGTACTTACAGGAgtcatttcttcatttttatctgGTTACCGTCTTGG GGTAGTGAATGAACCACTTGAAAGTATTTCACTGGATCTTGGTTTTAACGGAAATTCCCTTGCTGAAG GTCTGGTGGTGACTACATGTCTTGGTGGTACATTTCTTGGGTTCATG CTCGAGAACAGAAAGCGTGGAAGGTATGCTTCTTGGGAGGTTTCTTGTTGTAACAGGCATGGGTTGTGTAGGTCCATCTATTGCTTCAGTTGTTCGGTACTCTAG